A portion of the Malassezia japonica chromosome 3, complete sequence genome contains these proteins:
- a CDS encoding uncharacterized protein (EggNog:ENOG503NWD1; COG:E) — protein sequence MTKVNLTSEPEAPRQYNGERPYLTEGNTLSDLKPIKVTTELGDDFGEQLDLGSLLDGTPEADAKLRDLAIRISVRGVAFFRNQQNLTYDQQKDLVVKMAHLTGSPKESGLHVHPGSKADGGKKIEFKAKEVEAAGKYIFPNLFANQYWHVDSTFEVVGPAYSCLKLERVPENGGGDTLWCSLFDCCDKLSPSFLRYLETLTATHDSGWLKAFGTLSNMVENRGHPDNSTQDLVAVHPVIATHPVTGWKVLYVNRSYTKHINGVTQEESAHLLEYLYRIISDNHDVQARYRWDPNGVAIWDNRSTAHCATNDYSGKDRYGVRTMSIGERLETNPKGQTKGEALRAQQSVA from the coding sequence ATGACCAAGGTTAACCTCACGTCGGAGCCCGAAGCACCTCGACAGTACAATGGTGAGCGTCCGTACCTTACCGAGGGTAATACGCTCTCGGACCTGAAGCCGATCAAGGTTACCACTGAACTCGGTGACGACTTTGGTGAGCAGCTGGACCTTGGCTCGTTGCTGGACGGTACGCCTGAGGCAGACGCAAAGTTGCGCGATCTGGCTATCCGCATCTCAGTGCGCGGCGTTGCCTTTTTCCGTAACCAGCAGAACCTGACCTATGACCAACAGAAAGACCTGGTTGTGAAGATGGCACATTTGACTGGTTCGCCGAAGGAGTCTGGCCTGCATGTCCATCCCGGCTCAAAGGCCGATGGCGGCAAGAAGATCGAATTTAAGGCCAAGGAGGTTGAGGCTGCGGGTAAGTATATCTTCCCCAACCTTTTTGCCAACCAATACTGGCATGTAGATTCCACCTTTGAGGTGGTGGGCCCGGCCTACTCATGTCTgaagctcgagcgcgtgcctGAAAATGGTGGAGGTGACACGCTGTGGTGCAGCCTCTTTGACTGCTGCGACAAGCTGTCGCCTTCGTTCCTGAGGTATCTCGAAACGCTAACAGCTACCCACGACTCTGGCTGGCTGAAGGCCTTTGGTACGCTCAGCAACATGGTGGAGAACCGCGGCCACCCCGACAACTCGACCCAGGATCTGGTCGCGGTCCACCCCGTCATTGCCACTCATCCGGTTACTGGGTGGAAGGTGCTCTACGTGAACCGCTCCTATACCAAGCACATCAATGGCGTGACCCAGGAAGAATcggcgcacctgctcgaaTACCTCTATCGCATTATCAGCGACAACCATGACGTCCAGGCGCGTTACCGCTGGGATCCTAATGGAGTTGCGATTTGGGACAACCGCAGCACGGCTCATTGTGCCACGAACGACTACAGTGGTAAGGACCGGTACGGAGTGCGCACGATGAGCATTGGTGAGAGGCTAGAGACGAACCCGAAGGGTCAGACTAAAGGCGAGGCGTTGCGCGCTCAGCAGAGCGTGGCGTAG